The Luteolibacter arcticus genome includes a window with the following:
- a CDS encoding EpsI family protein — protein sequence MKRGLILLGVLVTGLSAVFLLPDFKTTNSALSLTIPKQMAAWTFTEGEPTKEERDTLAKDTTFAKARCERSRSGSTSYFDTGPKDHAQLSIVMSGIDLANSIHRPERCMPAQGHEIYGSATTLVDVRGSKQLPARRLLSVQEIPIDELGKNVIHREAVTYYFFVGSEQITENHTRRTLIDIKDRLMKGEAQRWAYISVTMWFNGDLGDKHPDLLDLAGADRVARELLGELAAKNIAWEQVKQPG from the coding sequence ATGAAGCGAGGACTGATCCTGCTGGGTGTGCTGGTGACGGGGCTATCGGCGGTGTTTTTGCTGCCCGATTTCAAGACCACCAATTCCGCGTTGTCGCTGACGATCCCGAAGCAAATGGCGGCTTGGACTTTCACAGAAGGAGAGCCAACCAAGGAGGAACGCGATACCTTGGCCAAGGATACCACGTTTGCGAAAGCCCGCTGTGAACGATCGCGATCCGGCAGTACATCATACTTCGACACCGGTCCAAAGGACCACGCCCAACTTTCGATCGTGATGTCGGGCATTGACCTGGCGAATTCGATCCACCGCCCGGAGCGCTGCATGCCGGCCCAAGGCCACGAAATCTACGGTTCGGCCACCACCCTGGTGGATGTCCGCGGCAGCAAGCAGCTGCCGGCCCGCCGCTTGCTCTCGGTGCAGGAGATCCCCATTGACGAACTTGGCAAGAACGTCATCCACCGCGAGGCGGTGACCTATTACTTCTTCGTCGGCAGTGAGCAAATCACCGAGAACCATACCCGGCGCACGCTCATCGACATCAAGGACCGGCTGATGAAGGGCGAGGCGCAGCGATGGGCCTATATTTCGGTGACGATGTGGTTCAACGGTGACCTCGGCGACAAGCACCCTGATTTGTTGGACCTAGCTGGCGCCGACCGGGTGGCGCGGGAGTTGCTCGGTGAGCTGGCGGCGAAGAACATCGCCTGGGAGCAGGTCAAGCAGCCGGGCTGA
- a CDS encoding exosortase/archaeosortase family protein codes for MRGETQDNTADRGPVKPGALPKDSLAVCVACAAVVVAFYFFVPASGWGELSTAGWWKSSWNHENDYEHGFLVPVIMVGLIASQWKKLRELACPGHWSGVLVVLLGCLFYLAGQRTGQPRLTVGGLPMILWGASLFMWGWRAARLLFFPFFFLWLAIPVPEFQQATTRLQILSTKLAQWGSGLFGIETVVRGTQIHSVTDKWKPLGIDEGCGGIRSLMALIMISSVWAYLAPISLWKKALLCLAAFPLAILGNMMRLTSIFVISEYGDYTFAAGTWHDWAGLLLFYPISLVMLLGVHSLLEGGLPWRRPRKKLAVRKVVRPGGEALEVQ; via the coding sequence ATGCGCGGGGAAACCCAGGACAACACCGCGGACCGCGGACCCGTGAAGCCCGGAGCCCTGCCGAAGGACTCTCTGGCCGTCTGCGTGGCATGCGCGGCGGTCGTCGTGGCGTTTTACTTTTTCGTTCCCGCCAGCGGTTGGGGCGAACTTTCCACCGCGGGCTGGTGGAAATCCTCGTGGAACCATGAAAACGACTACGAACACGGGTTCCTGGTGCCTGTGATCATGGTGGGCCTGATCGCCTCACAGTGGAAGAAGCTGCGCGAGCTGGCGTGCCCCGGCCATTGGTCGGGCGTGCTGGTAGTCCTGCTCGGCTGCTTGTTCTATCTGGCGGGCCAGCGGACTGGCCAGCCCCGCCTCACCGTGGGCGGACTGCCGATGATCTTGTGGGGAGCGTCGCTTTTCATGTGGGGATGGCGAGCGGCCCGGCTGCTGTTTTTCCCGTTCTTTTTCCTGTGGCTGGCGATTCCGGTGCCGGAATTCCAGCAAGCGACCACGCGCTTGCAGATCCTTTCCACCAAGCTCGCCCAGTGGGGTTCGGGCCTGTTCGGCATCGAAACGGTGGTGCGCGGGACGCAGATCCATTCGGTCACGGACAAGTGGAAGCCTCTTGGGATCGACGAGGGCTGCGGTGGCATCCGCTCGCTGATGGCCCTGATCATGATTTCGTCGGTGTGGGCGTATCTCGCGCCGATCTCGCTGTGGAAAAAGGCGCTCCTTTGCCTCGCGGCATTCCCGCTCGCGATTCTCGGCAACATGATGCGGCTCACCTCGATCTTCGTGATCTCCGAGTATGGCGATTACACGTTCGCCGCGGGAACGTGGCACGACTGGGCCGGTTTGTTGCTCTTCTACCCCATTTCGTTGGTGATGCTGCTGGGCGTCCACTCTCTGCTGGAAGGCGGGTTGCCATGGCGACGTCCGAGGAAAAAGCTGGCCGTAAGAAAAGTCGTGAGACCCGGGGGGGAGGCCCTTGAAGTGCAATGA
- a CDS encoding GNAT family N-acetyltransferase has product MTLLPITPDLEFDCTNYEIVSGIMMEVIESTLEMGTTPPWCGYLALTTDREVIGTCAFKGPPDERGEVELAWFTFPHYEGRGHGTRMARLLVDMAEAAGENATLIAHTLPERNASARICEHAGFICEGEVQLPEDGLVWRWRRP; this is encoded by the coding sequence ATGACCCTTCTCCCCATTACCCCCGACCTCGAATTCGACTGCACCAACTATGAGATCGTCTCCGGGATCATGATGGAAGTGATCGAATCCACCTTGGAGATGGGGACCACGCCGCCGTGGTGTGGGTATCTGGCGCTCACGACGGACCGGGAGGTGATCGGGACCTGTGCGTTCAAGGGCCCGCCCGACGAGCGCGGCGAGGTGGAGCTCGCGTGGTTCACCTTTCCCCACTACGAAGGCCGCGGCCACGGGACTCGGATGGCGCGGCTGCTGGTGGACATGGCGGAGGCAGCGGGCGAAAACGCGACCCTCATTGCCCACACCCTGCCCGAGCGCAATGCCTCCGCCCGGATTTGCGAGCATGCAGGATTCATCTGCGAAGGTGAGGTCCAACTGCCCGAGGATGGGCTCGTGTGGCGCTGGCGGCGCCCCTGA
- a CDS encoding tRNA dihydrouridine synthase produces MNDLFPADRPVLYLAPMQDVTDLPFLKVIHPYGGPDVYVTEYFRVHNDSRPSAWILRSVDENPTGRPIFAQMIGQDIEALVRTTKQLLEHPVAGIDLNLGCPAPVVCKKEAGGGLLRNLPKVDRILGALRDAIPGRFTVKTRIGYHHHDEFPELLEIFRKHAIDALAIHGRTVEERYSTPVHPDCVKLAVETLSCPVIANGNVVDVATGLAYREKSQAAGLMIGRGAIRNPWLFAQLRSAFAGEPVFEPRCRDLLEYVGRLYDELAAHTKAFDPLSHVQRMKKTMAFVTQGHDPDFEFRVRRAKTPDDFHSACRDHLDRDEPVHAAPQENSRVFCGFGELLST; encoded by the coding sequence ATGAACGATCTTTTTCCCGCCGACCGCCCGGTGCTCTACCTCGCACCGATGCAGGACGTGACCGACCTGCCCTTTCTCAAGGTCATCCATCCCTACGGCGGTCCGGACGTCTACGTGACCGAGTACTTCCGGGTCCACAACGACTCGCGGCCGAGCGCCTGGATCCTCCGCTCGGTCGATGAAAACCCCACGGGCCGGCCGATTTTCGCCCAGATGATCGGCCAGGACATCGAGGCGCTGGTCCGGACGACGAAGCAGTTGCTGGAGCATCCCGTCGCCGGGATCGACCTCAATCTCGGCTGCCCCGCGCCGGTGGTGTGCAAGAAGGAGGCCGGCGGCGGCCTGCTGCGGAACTTGCCGAAGGTGGACCGCATTCTCGGCGCGCTGCGCGATGCCATTCCCGGTCGCTTCACGGTGAAAACGCGGATCGGCTACCACCATCACGACGAATTCCCGGAGCTGCTGGAAATCTTCCGCAAGCACGCCATCGACGCGCTGGCCATCCACGGGCGCACGGTGGAGGAGCGCTACTCCACGCCGGTGCATCCCGACTGCGTGAAGCTGGCGGTGGAAACGCTCTCCTGCCCGGTGATCGCGAATGGCAACGTGGTCGATGTCGCCACCGGCCTCGCCTACCGGGAGAAATCCCAAGCCGCCGGCCTGATGATCGGCCGCGGTGCAATCCGCAACCCGTGGCTGTTTGCGCAGCTCCGCAGCGCCTTCGCCGGTGAGCCGGTGTTCGAGCCGCGTTGCCGGGATTTGTTAGAATACGTCGGCCGCCTCTACGACGAACTCGCCGCGCATACGAAAGCCTTCGATCCGCTGAGCCACGTGCAACGGATGAAAAAGACCATGGCCTTCGTCACGCAGGGGCACGATCCCGACTTCGAATTCCGCGTGCGCCGCGCGAAGACGCCGGACGACTTTCACTCCGCCTGCCGCGATCACCTGGACCGCGATGAGCCGGTGCACGCGGCACCGCAGGAGAATTCGCGGGTGTTCTGCGGGTTTGGCGAGCTGCTCTCGACCTGA
- a CDS encoding NUDIX hydrolase — protein sequence MPHTYEFPRPALTVDCVVFGFDGSGLQVLLVKRGIEPFLGAWALPGGFVRMEENLESAARRELEEETSLREVFLEQLYSFGEPGRDPRGRVVSVAWYALVRPDQHPPKGDTDASDAAWFPIDGLPGLAFDHERILAMALDRLRGKIRYQPVGFELLPKRFTLTQIQALYEAILGRTIDKRNFRKKLLAFDFLIPLEEFTGGAHRPARLHRFDRRKYDALAKRGFLFEL from the coding sequence ATGCCGCACACCTACGAGTTTCCCCGTCCCGCCTTGACGGTGGATTGCGTAGTCTTCGGCTTCGATGGGAGCGGTCTGCAAGTCCTGCTGGTGAAGCGCGGCATCGAGCCTTTCCTCGGTGCATGGGCCTTGCCCGGTGGTTTCGTGCGCATGGAAGAGAACCTCGAAAGTGCCGCACGTCGCGAACTCGAGGAAGAAACCAGCCTCCGCGAGGTGTTTCTCGAACAACTCTACTCCTTCGGTGAGCCCGGCCGTGACCCGCGCGGTCGCGTGGTCAGCGTCGCATGGTATGCGCTGGTCCGCCCCGACCAGCATCCCCCGAAAGGCGACACCGATGCCAGCGATGCGGCTTGGTTTCCCATCGATGGCCTGCCCGGCCTCGCCTTCGACCACGAGCGCATCCTGGCCATGGCGCTCGACCGCCTGCGCGGAAAAATCCGCTACCAACCCGTCGGCTTCGAACTCCTCCCCAAGCGCTTCACCCTGACCCAGATCCAAGCGCTCTACGAAGCCATCCTCGGCCGGACCATCGACAAGCGGAACTTCCGCAAGAAGCTCCTCGCCTTCGATTTCCTGATCCCGCTCGAAGAGTTCACCGGCGGCGCCCATCGCCCCGCCCGGCTCCATCGCTTCGACCGACGCAAGTACGACGCCCTCGCGAAGCGAGGATTTCTCTTTGAACTCTGA
- a CDS encoding nicotinate phosphoribosyltransferase, translating into MNSPLQTDLYQLTMAAAYWQSGTADHESVFHLFFRRLPFQGGYAIAAGLEPALQWLEAFRFRTEELDYLASLRTRNDHPLFRDDFLAYLGDLRLELDIDAVPEGSAVFPHEPLLRVQGTILHAQLAETALLNLVNFQTLVATKAARVCYAAAGEPVFEFGYRRAQGPDGGLTASRAAWIGGCEGTSNVLAGHRYGIPLRGTHAHSWVMSFDDEQEAFDRYAEAMPDNSTMLVDTYDTLEGVDKAIVTARKLRKQGHELSGIRLDSGDLAWLSQQARAKLDAAGFPDVKIVASNDLDEHLIESLRHQHAKIDVWGVGTNLVTAADQPALGGVYKLAALRRDDGTWQPRIKLSEQTAKSSIPGRLQVRRFMEDGKFIGDAIYDVDRSFDGATTIIDPADPIRRKEIPAGTTATELLQPVMKAGRRIAPAEPLETIRNRCQESLASLHTGILRLKNPHAYPAGLEEGLHERREKMLGELR; encoded by the coding sequence ATGAATAGCCCGCTCCAAACCGACCTCTACCAGCTCACCATGGCCGCTGCCTACTGGCAGTCGGGCACCGCGGATCATGAAAGCGTGTTCCACCTGTTTTTCCGCCGGCTGCCCTTCCAAGGCGGCTACGCGATCGCCGCCGGACTGGAGCCAGCCCTGCAGTGGCTGGAGGCTTTCCGCTTCCGCACGGAGGAGCTCGACTACCTCGCCTCGCTGCGCACCCGCAACGACCACCCGCTCTTCCGCGATGACTTCCTCGCCTACCTCGGCGACCTGCGGCTGGAGCTCGACATCGACGCCGTTCCCGAAGGCTCGGCGGTCTTCCCTCACGAGCCGCTGCTGCGGGTGCAGGGGACGATTCTCCACGCCCAGCTTGCCGAGACCGCGTTGCTCAATCTCGTCAACTTCCAGACCCTGGTCGCCACCAAGGCGGCGCGCGTCTGCTACGCCGCCGCGGGTGAGCCGGTCTTCGAGTTCGGCTACCGCCGTGCCCAAGGCCCCGATGGTGGACTCACCGCCAGCCGCGCCGCATGGATCGGCGGTTGCGAAGGGACCTCGAATGTCCTCGCCGGCCACCGCTACGGCATCCCGCTGCGCGGCACCCATGCCCACTCGTGGGTGATGTCGTTCGATGACGAACAGGAGGCCTTCGACCGCTACGCCGAGGCCATGCCCGACAACTCGACCATGCTGGTGGATACCTACGACACGCTGGAGGGAGTCGACAAAGCCATCGTCACCGCGCGCAAGCTGCGCAAGCAGGGCCACGAGCTGAGCGGCATTCGCCTCGACTCAGGCGACCTTGCCTGGCTCAGCCAGCAAGCCCGCGCGAAGCTCGATGCCGCCGGCTTTCCCGACGTTAAAATCGTCGCCAGCAACGACCTCGACGAGCATCTCATCGAAAGCCTGCGCCATCAGCATGCGAAGATCGACGTCTGGGGTGTCGGCACCAACCTCGTGACCGCAGCCGATCAACCCGCGCTCGGTGGCGTTTACAAGCTCGCCGCCCTGCGTCGCGACGACGGCACCTGGCAACCGCGGATCAAGCTCAGCGAACAAACCGCCAAGAGTTCCATCCCCGGCCGCCTGCAAGTAAGGCGCTTCATGGAAGATGGGAAATTCATCGGCGACGCGATCTACGACGTGGATCGTAGCTTCGATGGTGCGACCACGATCATCGATCCCGCCGACCCGATCCGCCGGAAGGAGATCCCGGCAGGCACGACCGCGACCGAACTGCTCCAGCCCGTCATGAAAGCCGGCCGCCGGATCGCTCCCGCCGAGCCACTCGAAACCATCCGCAACCGCTGCCAGGAGAGCCTCGCCTCGCTTCACACTGGCATCCTAAGACTCAAAAACCCGCATGCCTACCCCGCCGGCCTGGAAGAAGGGCTGCATGAGCGGAGGGAAAAAATGTTGGGAGAACTGCGATGA
- the tnpA gene encoding IS200/IS605 family transposase, producing the protein MPSTHIALHVHVVFSTKDRMPLLALEWRGRLHAYLGGVIRNLDAVPEAVGGVSDHVHLLIGLRATKALADVVRDVKAVSSRWVHEEIGMEKFAWQEGYGAFSVSPSQCHAVRDYIDGQAEHHRKKGFQEEYVEILTKCGVTYDERFLW; encoded by the coding sequence ATGCCCTCCACTCATATCGCCTTGCATGTCCACGTGGTCTTCAGCACCAAGGACCGTATGCCACTCCTTGCTTTGGAATGGCGTGGTCGGCTGCATGCTTATCTCGGCGGAGTCATCAGGAACCTTGATGCCGTACCCGAAGCAGTGGGTGGAGTATCGGACCATGTGCATCTCTTGATCGGGTTACGCGCTACGAAGGCGCTGGCGGATGTGGTTCGAGACGTGAAGGCGGTGTCCTCGCGTTGGGTGCATGAGGAGATCGGGATGGAGAAATTCGCGTGGCAGGAGGGATATGGGGCGTTTTCGGTGAGCCCATCGCAATGCCACGCAGTCAGGGACTACATCGATGGACAGGCAGAACATCATCGGAAGAAAGGCTTTCAGGAGGAGTATGTGGAGATCCTGACGAAGTGCGGGGTGACCTATGACGAGCGGTTCTTGTGGTAA
- a CDS encoding ADP-ribosylglycohydrolase family protein, with protein MKEDAISQCLLGGALGDALGLPAEGLHAKRIARMWRGSWRHRFLFGKGMVSDDTEHAVMTALSLAKQGEDPDAFTKDLARRLRWWFAGIPAGIGMATARSAIRLWCGISPSRSGVWSGGNGPLMRAPVIGVHFADDVERRATFVNASTRITHTDPRASEAARMIAEAASMAANGTPNPAIILDALEKHIESDEMKIRFPLLLSALTDGIEVGAFADSFGRKPGFVSGFAPDTAAVALFAWLRHRGDFRATVTAVIAAGGDTDTVAFVAGSLAGIDVGKEGLPADWIAGLRDWPLSGKLLSRADALDHLHYPNWPLSLARNGCFFFIVLAHAFRRLLPPY; from the coding sequence ATGAAGGAAGATGCCATTTCCCAATGCCTCCTCGGCGGCGCGCTCGGAGACGCCCTCGGCCTGCCTGCCGAGGGCCTCCACGCAAAGCGCATCGCCCGCATGTGGCGGGGCTCGTGGCGTCATCGCTTTTTGTTCGGCAAGGGCATGGTGAGCGATGACACCGAGCACGCTGTGATGACTGCGCTGAGCTTGGCCAAGCAAGGCGAGGACCCGGATGCTTTCACCAAGGACCTCGCGCGCCGCCTTCGTTGGTGGTTTGCCGGCATCCCGGCGGGTATCGGCATGGCGACCGCACGTTCGGCGATCCGGCTCTGGTGCGGCATCAGCCCTTCGCGCAGTGGCGTATGGTCGGGGGGAAACGGGCCGCTCATGCGCGCCCCGGTCATCGGCGTCCACTTTGCCGATGATGTGGAAAGGCGGGCGACGTTCGTCAATGCCTCGACCCGGATCACCCACACGGATCCCCGTGCAAGCGAAGCCGCGCGCATGATCGCCGAGGCCGCCAGCATGGCAGCGAATGGCACTCCGAATCCCGCCATCATTCTCGATGCGCTTGAGAAACACATCGAAAGCGATGAGATGAAGATCCGTTTCCCGCTGCTTCTAAGTGCCCTTACCGATGGCATCGAAGTCGGGGCGTTCGCGGATTCGTTTGGAAGAAAGCCGGGATTCGTCAGCGGTTTCGCGCCCGATACCGCGGCGGTGGCCTTGTTCGCCTGGCTGCGGCATCGCGGGGATTTCCGGGCCACCGTGACTGCGGTGATCGCGGCTGGCGGTGATACGGACACGGTCGCTTTCGTGGCGGGATCGTTGGCGGGAATTGATGTGGGAAAGGAAGGCTTGCCGGCAGATTGGATCGCCGGGCTTCGGGACTGGCCGCTTAGCGGAAAGCTACTTTCGCGTGCGGATGCATTGGACCACCTGCATTATCCCAACTGGCCGCTCTCGCTTGCCCGCAATGGCTGCTTCTTTTTCATCGTGCTCGCCCACGCCTTCCGCCGTCTGCTACCGCCTTACTGA
- the nadE gene encoding NAD(+) synthase, whose translation MNLRLAAVALNQTPLDWPGNESRIRAALEDARSEGASLVCLPELCLTGYGCEDAFFAPATWERAWRMLADLLPETRGLVVAFGLPVFHQRALFNVSAVAADGELLGLAAKKNLAGDGIHYEPRWFKPWPGGVRDEFVAPDGTRLPIGDLVFEIGGVKLGFEICEDAWVADRPGAKLAARGVDVILNPSASHFAFGKAGIRRRFVAEGSRAFGAAYVYSNLLGNEAGRIIYDGQLLVAEGGHVIAESPRFGFADHRVLAATVDITAGRLAMARSASHKPALPAANDPGLITTDFAWPEVAVAIHHHLLAGPDEKTVEFTRAVTLGLFDYLRKSRSSGYVVSLSGGADSAAVVCLVRLMFEFALEELGEGFGGKLVAKDFGDLLLTAYQATENSGEVTREAARLLAEALEATHRELEVSALHRGYVAMIEEAFGTPLTWADHDIPLQNIQARVRSPGIWMLANLRNALLISTSNRSEAAVGYATMDGDTSGGLAPISGIDKAFLREWLQWLETTGPMIGGKRRPIPALAAINVQQPTAELRPGEQGQTDEGDLMPYPVLDFIERAAIRDRKSPQEVLELLEIAFPAYPADTRRVWTRRFFTLWSRNQWKRERYAPGFHLDDENLDPKTWCRWPILSGGFREELDAL comes from the coding sequence ATGAACCTCCGACTCGCCGCCGTCGCCCTGAACCAAACCCCGCTGGATTGGCCGGGGAATGAATCGCGCATCCGCGCCGCGCTCGAAGATGCCCGGAGTGAAGGCGCATCGCTGGTCTGCCTGCCGGAGCTATGCCTCACCGGCTATGGCTGCGAGGATGCATTCTTCGCCCCGGCGACTTGGGAACGGGCGTGGCGGATGCTCGCAGATCTTTTGCCGGAGACACGCGGACTGGTCGTCGCCTTCGGGCTGCCGGTGTTCCACCAGCGCGCGCTATTCAATGTTTCCGCCGTCGCGGCGGATGGCGAGCTGTTAGGCCTTGCCGCGAAGAAGAACCTGGCGGGTGATGGCATCCACTACGAACCCCGTTGGTTCAAGCCGTGGCCCGGTGGCGTGCGCGACGAGTTCGTCGCCCCCGACGGCACGCGACTGCCGATCGGCGACCTCGTCTTTGAGATCGGTGGCGTGAAGCTCGGCTTCGAGATCTGCGAGGATGCATGGGTGGCAGATCGTCCCGGCGCGAAGCTCGCGGCGCGCGGCGTGGACGTGATCCTCAATCCCAGCGCCAGTCATTTCGCCTTTGGCAAGGCCGGCATTCGGCGGCGCTTCGTGGCGGAGGGCTCGCGGGCATTCGGCGCGGCGTATGTTTACTCGAATCTGTTAGGAAACGAGGCCGGTCGCATCATCTACGATGGCCAATTGCTGGTCGCAGAAGGAGGCCATGTTATTGCCGAAAGCCCGCGCTTCGGATTTGCCGATCACCGGGTGCTGGCGGCGACCGTCGATATCACCGCCGGACGATTGGCGATGGCTCGCAGCGCGAGTCATAAGCCTGCCCTACCAGCGGCAAACGATCCGGGACTCATCACCACGGACTTCGCATGGCCGGAGGTGGCGGTGGCGATCCATCATCACCTGCTGGCGGGACCGGACGAAAAGACCGTGGAGTTTACGCGGGCGGTGACGCTCGGGCTCTTCGACTACCTGCGAAAGAGCAGGTCGAGTGGCTATGTCGTTTCGCTCAGCGGCGGTGCAGACTCGGCGGCGGTGGTTTGCCTGGTACGGCTAATGTTCGAGTTCGCGCTCGAAGAACTCGGCGAAGGCTTCGGAGGCAAACTGGTGGCGAAGGATTTCGGTGACCTACTACTCACGGCGTACCAAGCGACGGAGAACAGCGGCGAGGTCACCCGCGAGGCTGCACGACTTTTGGCCGAGGCACTAGAAGCAACGCACCGCGAACTCGAAGTCTCGGCCCTCCACCGCGGCTACGTTGCCATGATCGAGGAGGCCTTCGGCACGCCGCTAACTTGGGCCGATCACGATATCCCGCTCCAGAACATCCAGGCCCGCGTCCGCTCGCCCGGCATCTGGATGCTGGCGAACCTGCGCAATGCCCTGCTCATTTCCACCAGCAACCGCAGCGAGGCGGCAGTCGGCTATGCGACCATGGACGGCGATACCTCCGGCGGGCTCGCGCCCATCTCGGGCATCGACAAGGCATTCCTGCGCGAGTGGCTGCAATGGCTAGAAACCACCGGCCCCATGATTGGCGGGAAGCGCCGGCCGATTCCCGCACTGGCAGCCATCAATGTCCAGCAACCGACCGCCGAACTGCGCCCGGGCGAACAAGGCCAGACCGACGAGGGCGACCTGATGCCCTATCCGGTGCTGGACTTCATCGAGCGCGCCGCGATCCGCGACCGGAAGTCGCCGCAGGAAGTACTAGAGTTGCTGGAGATCGCGTTCCCGGCCTATCCGGCGGATACGCGCAGGGTATGGACGCGGCGCTTCTTCACCCTGTGGAGCCGCAACCAGTGGAAACGCGAGCGTTATGCCCCGGGCTTCCATCTCGATGACGAGAATCTCGACCCCAAGACCTGGTGCCGCTGGCCGATCCTGAGCGGCGGCTTCCGCGAAGAACTCGATGCCCTATGA
- a CDS encoding O-acetyl-ADP-ribose deacetylase, with translation MKAIQANITTLAVDAIVNAANSSLLGGGGVDGAIHRAAGQDLVSECRLLGGCKTGEAKITKGYRLPAKHIIHTVGPVWRGGNNGESELLANCYANSMKLVREHGLTSVAFPSISTGIYGYPIEKAAQVAVTTVKRFLAESGAAVDVTFCCFSQPDLEVYQALLD, from the coding sequence ATGAAAGCCATCCAAGCCAACATCACGACGCTGGCCGTCGATGCCATTGTCAATGCCGCGAACTCGAGCCTGCTCGGCGGCGGTGGCGTGGACGGTGCGATCCATCGTGCCGCGGGGCAGGATCTGGTGTCCGAGTGCCGCTTGCTCGGCGGGTGCAAGACGGGTGAAGCGAAGATCACAAAGGGCTACCGGTTGCCTGCCAAGCACATCATCCACACGGTCGGTCCGGTCTGGCGCGGCGGGAACAACGGTGAGTCGGAGCTCCTCGCAAACTGCTACGCAAATTCGATGAAGCTGGTGAGGGAACACGGGCTCACGAGCGTCGCCTTTCCTTCCATCAGCACCGGCATCTACGGGTATCCGATCGAGAAGGCCGCGCAGGTGGCCGTGACCACCGTGAAACGATTTCTCGCAGAGTCCGGTGCCGCAGTGGACGTGACCTTCTGCTGTTTCTCGCAGCCGGATCTCGAAGTTTACCAAGCTCTCCTCGACTGA
- a CDS encoding ADP-ribosylglycohydrolase family protein: protein MALSLEYAQGCLAGLAVGDALGTTLEFTTPGAFKPLADMIGGGPFNLKAGQWTDDTSMALCLAESLIECRGFDLRDQMERYVRWWRKGHLSSSKAGCFDIGNTVSSALSRFVKSGEPASGSTDTYSAGNGSIMRLAPVPIFFHNADEAIYYAAESSRGTHQAPACLDACRYLGGMLWGLMHGALKDEVLAPHYHPSGKSWDGMNPAIAAIAAGSFKEKGPPAIRGTGYVVQSLEAALWAFHRAKNFEDGALLAVNLGEDADTTGAIYGQMAGAFYGLEGIPDRWLEKLHGREMILDFAAKLHTTSLPVS, encoded by the coding sequence ATGGCTCTTTCCCTCGAATACGCCCAAGGATGCCTCGCCGGACTTGCCGTCGGCGATGCGCTTGGCACCACGCTGGAGTTCACTACTCCCGGCGCCTTCAAGCCGCTCGCCGACATGATCGGCGGCGGACCATTCAATTTGAAAGCCGGCCAATGGACGGACGACACGTCAATGGCCCTGTGCCTCGCGGAAAGCCTGATCGAGTGCCGGGGCTTTGACCTGAGGGATCAGATGGAGCGCTACGTCCGCTGGTGGAGGAAAGGCCACCTGAGTTCGTCCAAGGCAGGATGCTTCGACATCGGGAACACGGTGAGCTCCGCGCTTTCGAGATTCGTCAAATCCGGCGAGCCAGCGAGCGGCAGCACCGACACTTACTCGGCGGGCAATGGCTCGATCATGCGTTTGGCTCCGGTGCCGATCTTTTTCCACAACGCGGACGAGGCGATCTACTATGCCGCTGAAAGTTCGCGCGGCACGCATCAGGCCCCGGCTTGCCTGGACGCCTGCCGCTACCTCGGCGGGATGCTGTGGGGACTCATGCACGGGGCACTGAAGGACGAGGTGCTCGCACCGCACTATCACCCATCCGGGAAGTCGTGGGACGGGATGAATCCGGCCATTGCGGCGATTGCGGCGGGCTCCTTCAAGGAGAAGGGACCTCCGGCAATCCGCGGCACCGGCTACGTGGTGCAATCGCTGGAAGCGGCGCTGTGGGCATTTCACCGTGCGAAGAACTTCGAGGATGGGGCGCTGCTGGCAGTGAACCTTGGCGAAGACGCCGATACGACCGGTGCGATCTACGGCCAGATGGCTGGCGCGTTTTATGGATTGGAAGGCATCCCCGACCGATGGCTGGAGAAGCTGCATGGGCGGGAGATGATTCTCGATTTCGCAGCCAAGCTTCACACCACTTCGCTCCCGGTTTCATGA